A window of Pseudomonas monteilii contains these coding sequences:
- the rimO gene encoding ribosomal protein S12 methylthiotransferase RimO (catalyzes the methylthiolation of an aspartic acid residue of the S12 protein of the 30S ribosomal subunit) has protein sequence MSTTPASSIPKVGFVSLGCPKALVDSERILTQLRMEGYEVVPTYEDADVVVVNTCGFIDSAKAESLEVIGEAIKENGKVIVTGCMGVEEGNIRDVHPSVLSVSGPQQYEQVVNAVHEVVPPRQDHNPLIDLVPPQGVKLTPRHYAYLKISEGCNHSCSFCIIPSMRGKLVSRPVGEVLSEAERLVKAGVKELLVISQDTSAYGVDVRYKTDFWNGRPVKTRLFELCEALSTLGAWVRLHYVYPYPNVDDVIPLMAAGKILPYLDIPFQHASPKVLKSMKRPAFEDRTLTRIKQWREQCPELVIRSTFIVGFPGETEEDFQYLLDWLTEAQLDRVGCFQYSPVEGAPANELGLDEVPDAIKQDRWDRFMAHQQAISAARLQQRIGREIDVLIDEVETEGSVGRSFFDAPEIDGSVFIDGDHGFKPGDTVRCRVVDADEYDLWAEPI, from the coding sequence ATGTCCACCACGCCTGCATCTTCCATCCCGAAGGTCGGATTCGTCTCGCTGGGTTGCCCGAAAGCGCTGGTCGATTCCGAGCGCATCCTCACGCAACTGCGCATGGAAGGCTACGAAGTCGTGCCGACCTACGAAGACGCCGACGTGGTGGTGGTCAACACCTGCGGCTTCATCGACAGCGCCAAGGCCGAGTCGCTGGAAGTCATCGGCGAAGCCATCAAGGAAAACGGCAAGGTCATCGTCACCGGCTGCATGGGCGTCGAGGAAGGCAACATCCGTGACGTGCACCCGAGCGTGCTCTCGGTCAGCGGTCCGCAGCAGTACGAGCAGGTGGTCAATGCGGTGCACGAGGTGGTGCCGCCGCGCCAGGATCACAACCCGCTGATCGACCTGGTGCCGCCCCAGGGCGTCAAGCTGACCCCGCGTCACTACGCGTACCTGAAGATCTCCGAGGGCTGCAACCACAGCTGCAGCTTCTGCATCATCCCGTCGATGCGCGGCAAGCTGGTCAGCCGCCCGGTCGGCGAGGTGCTGAGCGAGGCCGAGCGCCTGGTCAAGGCCGGCGTCAAAGAGCTTCTGGTGATCTCCCAGGACACCAGCGCCTACGGTGTGGACGTGCGCTACAAGACCGACTTCTGGAACGGCCGCCCGGTCAAGACGCGTCTGTTCGAGCTGTGCGAAGCCTTGAGCACGCTGGGCGCCTGGGTGCGCCTGCACTACGTCTACCCGTACCCGAACGTCGACGACGTGATCCCGCTGATGGCCGCCGGCAAGATCCTGCCGTACCTGGACATCCCGTTCCAGCACGCCAGCCCCAAGGTGCTCAAGTCGATGAAGCGCCCGGCGTTCGAAGACCGCACCCTGACGCGCATCAAGCAGTGGCGTGAACAGTGCCCGGAGCTGGTGATCCGTTCGACCTTCATCGTCGGCTTCCCAGGCGAAACCGAAGAGGACTTCCAGTACCTGCTGGACTGGCTGACCGAGGCGCAGCTGGACCGCGTCGGCTGCTTCCAGTACTCGCCGGTCGAAGGCGCACCGGCCAACGAGCTGGGCCTGGACGAAGTACCCGATGCCATCAAGCAGGATCGCTGGGACCGCTTCATGGCGCATCAGCAGGCCATCAGCGCGGCACGCCTGCAGCAGCGCATCGGCCGGGAAATCGACGTGCTGATCGACGAAGTGGAAACCGAAGGTTCGGTCGGCCGCAGCTTCTTCGACGCGCCGGAAATCGATGGCAGCGTGTTCATCGATGGTGATCACGGCTTCAAGCCCGGCGACACGGTACGCTGCCGCGTGGTCGATGCCGACGAGTACGACCTGTGGGCCGAGCCCATCTGA
- a CDS encoding potassium transporter Kup, with protein MVQASSSAEGGQGITRSVSLLVAAVGVVYGDIGTSPLYTLKEVFSGGYGVAVNHDGVLGILALIFWSLIWVVSIKYILFILRADNQGEGGTMALTALARRAAAPYPRLRMLMVGCGLVGASLFYGDSMITPAVSVLSAVEGMGLAFDGIDHWVVPISLVVLVALFVVQKHGTAKIGTLFGPVMVLWFVVLGALGIHGILQSPEVLKAVNPAWAVRFFVVHPGMGVAILGAVVLALTGAEALYADMGHFGRKPIARAWFLLVLPALVLNYFGQGALLLQNPEAARNPFYLLAPSWALLPLIGLATLATVIASQAVISGAFSLTQQAIQLGYIPRMQVQHTSSAEQGQIYIGAVNWTLMVGVVLLVLGFESSGALAAAYGVAVTGTMLMTTLLVAVVMLLLWKWPPLLAVPVLLGFLVVDGLFFAANLPKVLQGGAFPVIAGIVLFVLMSTWKRGRQILVERIDEGSLPLQVFISSIAVQPPHRVEGTAVFLTARADAVPHALLHNLLHNQVLHHQVVLLTVISEDRPRVPEAERFEVLAHGNGFFRVLLHYGFMDEPDVPAALALCQRDDLDFSPMRTTYFLSRETVVVSRLQGMARWRGTLFAFLLKNANGTLRFFKLPLNRVIELGTQVEI; from the coding sequence ATGGTTCAGGCAAGCAGCTCTGCCGAAGGCGGGCAGGGCATCACGCGTTCGGTCAGCCTGTTGGTGGCGGCGGTGGGTGTGGTCTATGGCGATATCGGTACCAGTCCGCTCTACACGCTCAAGGAGGTGTTCTCCGGTGGCTATGGCGTGGCCGTCAACCATGACGGGGTGCTGGGCATCCTGGCGCTGATCTTTTGGTCGCTGATCTGGGTGGTGTCGATCAAGTACATCCTGTTCATCCTGCGCGCCGATAACCAGGGCGAGGGTGGCACCATGGCGCTGACGGCGCTGGCCCGTCGCGCCGCAGCGCCGTACCCGCGCCTGCGCATGCTGATGGTCGGGTGTGGCCTGGTGGGCGCCTCGCTGTTCTACGGCGACAGCATGATCACCCCGGCCGTCTCGGTGCTCTCGGCGGTGGAGGGCATGGGGCTGGCCTTCGACGGCATCGATCACTGGGTCGTGCCGATCTCGCTGGTGGTGCTGGTGGCGCTGTTCGTCGTGCAGAAGCATGGCACCGCCAAGATCGGCACCTTGTTCGGGCCTGTCATGGTGCTGTGGTTCGTGGTGCTCGGCGCACTGGGCATCCATGGCATCCTGCAGAGCCCGGAAGTGCTCAAGGCCGTGAACCCGGCCTGGGCGGTGCGGTTCTTCGTGGTCCACCCGGGCATGGGCGTGGCCATCCTGGGGGCGGTGGTGCTGGCCTTGACCGGTGCCGAGGCGCTGTACGCCGACATGGGCCACTTCGGCCGCAAGCCGATCGCCCGCGCCTGGTTCCTGCTGGTGCTGCCGGCGCTGGTGCTCAACTATTTCGGCCAGGGCGCCCTGTTGCTGCAGAACCCGGAGGCCGCACGCAACCCGTTCTACCTGCTGGCGCCGTCCTGGGCCCTGCTGCCGTTGATCGGCCTGGCGACGCTGGCGACGGTGATCGCTTCGCAGGCAGTGATCTCGGGTGCGTTCTCCTTGACCCAGCAAGCCATCCAGCTGGGCTATATCCCACGCATGCAGGTGCAGCACACGTCCAGCGCCGAGCAGGGGCAGATCTACATCGGTGCGGTGAACTGGACCCTGATGGTGGGCGTGGTGCTGCTGGTCTTGGGCTTCGAATCGTCCGGCGCCTTGGCCGCTGCCTACGGCGTCGCCGTGACCGGCACCATGCTGATGACCACACTGCTGGTGGCGGTGGTGATGCTGTTGCTGTGGAAGTGGCCACCGCTGCTGGCGGTGCCTGTGCTGCTCGGCTTTCTGGTGGTCGATGGGCTGTTCTTCGCCGCCAACCTGCCCAAGGTGCTGCAAGGTGGCGCGTTCCCGGTGATCGCCGGGATCGTGCTGTTCGTGCTGATGAGCACCTGGAAGCGCGGGCGGCAGATTCTCGTCGAACGCATCGATGAAGGCTCGCTGCCCCTGCAGGTGTTCATCAGCAGCATCGCCGTGCAACCGCCGCACCGCGTCGAGGGCACCGCCGTGTTCCTGACCGCCCGCGCCGATGCCGTGCCCCACGCCCTGCTGCACAACCTGTTGCACAACCAGGTGTTGCACCATCAGGTGGTGCTGCTGACGGTGATCAGCGAGGACCGTCCGCGGGTACCGGAGGCCGAGCGCTTCGAGGTGCTGGCCCATGGCAACGGCTTCTTCCGTGTGCTGCTGCATTACGGGTTCATGGACGAGCCTGACGTGCCGGCAGCGCTGGCGCTGTGTCAGCGGGACGACCTGGACTTCAGCCCCATGCGCACCACCTACTTCCTCAGCCGTGAAACGGTGGTGGTGTCCCGTCTGCAGGGCATGGCGCGCTGGCGCGGCACCCTGTTCGCCTTCTTGCTGAAGAACGCCAACGGCACCTTGCGTTTCTTCAAGCTGCCGTTGAACCGGGTGATCGAGCTGGGTACCCAGGTGGAGATCTGA